Below is a window of Candidatus Fermentibacter sp. DNA.
CGACAGGTCCTCCGCCAGTCTCGAGCCCTCCAGCCTTACCGGTCCGGCCTCGCTGAATCCGGAAGGCAGCCCGGGATCGCCGTGGAGACCGCGGATCTCCAGGAAGACGAGTCTTGCCGGAGCTGCCGGGGCTTCATCCGTGATCCCCTCTCCACCCCCGCAGGACAGGGGTGCGAGAAGGAGGGCGGCGATCAGCAGGCGTTCCATGATCCGCAAAGATATCCATGCGCGGAGAGGATCCGCAAAAGCCGCCTCCCGAAAGGGGGAGGGCCGGCTTGCGCCGGCCCTCCCGCATGCATGCGGCATCCCGTCAGTCGGCGAAGACCAGTGTCCTCGAGGCGGACTGGCCGTCGGCGCTGAGGTAGACGAAGTAGGTTCCGGGGACGAGGTTGCCCAGGACGGCGGAATGGCTGCCTGCCGCAGCTTCGCCGTCGTGGAGGGTCGACACGAGCCTGCCGGTCATGTCGAACACCTGCAGCCTGGCATCCGAAGCAGCGGGCAGGTCGAAGAGGACCTGGGTGTCCGGTCCGGCCGGGTTCGACGATACGGACAGGCCTATGGCCTCGGGGGCGGGATCGCCCTCGATGCCGGTCAGGTAGGTGACCGTGTAGTCATACGTGTGGTCTATGCTGATGTTGCCCATGAAGGCGGGGAAGAAGACCAGGTAGTCCCATCCCGCGGGGTTCACCGCAACGTCCTTGACGCCCGTGGAGAGGTCGACGTCGTACCACTGGAACTGATGGTTGCCCGCGGTGTCCCACAGGATCACGCCGAGGTTCCACTCGTAGTTGTTGAGGCCGTCGAAGTGGATGTTGACCCAGTTGCTCTGGTAGCTCGACAGGTTGACCTTGATCCATGCGATGCCATAGGTCTCGGGCGGGTAGACGCCCTCGTCGCCCGTGGCCGGCAGGGTGTTCTCGATGTGGTAGGAGAAGACGTAGGGGCCCGGCGTCCAGAGGGTGGCCTCGTCGTCATACATGCCGCATCCCGCGTACCAGTTGGCCGCCGTGAACCATCTCCAGCAGCCGTACTCCATGAAGCCCTGCTCCCAGGTCATGCCGTGGTCCTCGAACACGTCGCCCTGGGCGGCCAGCATGTTGTTGCCCGTGGTCGCGCCGCAGAGCTCCCAGATCTGGAGAACGCTCGGGATGTCCATCCGCAGGCTCATGAACCTGGTCCAGAGGTTCCCGCCGTACCAGTACAGGCCGCCGCTGCCCGACCTGATGTCCCACCAGGGCTTGCGCAGGGGGTTGTCGCCCGAGTGGAGGTAGCCCACGTAGTCGTTGATGTCGTCGTAGACCTGATCCTCCATCCAGGTGGAGCAGTTCTCCATGAACCACGAGGGTTCGGCGACGTCGTATCCCATCTGGACCGCGTGCTGGTATTCGTGGGCCTGCGTCACCTTCATCAGGTTCTCGGTCATCCCGTTCAGGATGACGATGTGGCTCGCGTAGTCGTTCTCGGGCGTGGTGGGATCCGAGGGCTCGCCCGAGTAGGTGGTGTAGCCGAGGGATGAGATCGCCATGATGTAGAGGTCGTACTTGGTGTCTCCGCCCATCCCGAGGTCGGAGGGGGGAACGTCATAGCCCATGTTGGTGCACTCGACGGTGCGGCTGAAGTCGGCGGCGCTCGCGAGCGCGGTGGCGTACGCGAGGGTGCTGGCATCCGCGCCGGAGGCGGTCCAGTGGATCTTGAACCAGCCGGCAGGGGAGTCGAGGATGTTCTCCGGACCGCTCAGGGTAGGCCTCGCGAGGAGATCCAGGGCTTCGCGCGCCAGGGGGGAATCCGGGTCGAGCTCGGCGAGCCTGGTGGCTTCCAGTATAGCTGGCGTGCCGCATCTCGCGGGCTCGGTGCCCGCGGTGAGCTCGGCCGGGAGAAGGCTCGGGTCGACCACGCTGGCTGCGAGGGCATAGGCTGCT
It encodes the following:
- a CDS encoding T9SS type A sorting domain-containing protein, translating into MLSMFAIAAADSAMDRVMTLVEAGELEGAEAAYALAASVVDPSLLPAELTAGTEPARCGTPAILEATRLAELDPDSPLAREALDLLARPTLSGPENILDSPAGWFKIHWTASGADASTLAYATALASAADFSRTVECTNMGYDVPPSDLGMGGDTKYDLYIMAISSLGYTTYSGEPSDPTTPENDYASHIVILNGMTENLMKVTQAHEYQHAVQMGYDVAEPSWFMENCSTWMEDQVYDDINDYVGYLHSGDNPLRKPWWDIRSGSGGLYWYGGNLWTRFMSLRMDIPSVLQIWELCGATTGNNMLAAQGDVFEDHGMTWEQGFMEYGCWRWFTAANWYAGCGMYDDEATLWTPGPYVFSYHIENTLPATGDEGVYPPETYGIAWIKVNLSSYQSNWVNIHFDGLNNYEWNLGVILWDTAGNHQFQWYDVDLSTGVKDVAVNPAGWDYLVFFPAFMGNISIDHTYDYTVTYLTGIEGDPAPEAIGLSVSSNPAGPDTQVLFDLPAASDARLQVFDMTGRLVSTLHDGEAAAGSHSAVLGNLVPGTYFVYLSADGQSASRTLVFAD